The genomic segment GTGGTCCTCGGTCGGCATCGCCATGCGCTTGTCGGCCGGGTCGTAGCTGGGGCCCTTGGGAACGGCCCAGCTTTTCATCGTGCCTTCCAGCTCCAGCCGGAAGTCGTAGTGCAGGCGCGTGGCCCAGTGCTTCTGCACGACGAACGCGCGCTCCTGCTCGTTGGCCGCGCCGCCTTCCGCCGGTTCCGGCGTGGCGTCGAACCTGCGCTTGGCCCGGTAGGTTTTCAGCGCATCGGAAGGGGAGGGTCGCTCGTCGGCCATCTGTTCGTGGAACCGGGGCGCGAGCGCCCCGGCTTCATGCGGCTGCGTCAGCAGCTGTCGCGCAGGCGTTTGACCTCGTCGTGGTTGCGCTGCACCTGCTGCATCTGGCGCTCCACCACCTGCCTCACGTCGTCCGGCAGCTGCTGCTTGAGCGCCTTGCGGTAGCGCGCCAGCGCGTTGTCCTCGCCGCGCTCGCATTCCTCCAGCACCGCCTTGTCGTCGTAGGTGGTGAGCGCCGAGCGCACCGCCACCCAGCCGCGGTGCAGCGCACCGGCGGCGCTGCCGCTTTCCTTCGGGCTCCCGCCGCACGCGCGGATCTGCTGGTTCAGCTCCTCGGCGCCACGGCGGCAGTCGTCCGCGCGCTGCAGGAAGACCGACTTGAGGTCCTGCCGCTTGACCTGCTCGGCGCACTCGCGGAAGCCGTACTCCCCGTCCTTGCAGCACTCGACCAGGTCCTGCAGCGCATCGACCACGTCGCCGCGGTCGCCGCTGGTGTTGCCCGCGCTCTGCGCCGAGCCGACCCATCCGGCCGCGCCGGTGTTCTGGTCGCCCATGCTGCTGGTGCCGGTGCCCACGCCGGTTGTGGCGCCCATGTTGCTGCTGCCGGCCAGGCCGCCGCTGGTGTACGTGCCACTGCGCATGTCGGTCCCGGTCGTGCCGCCCACGCCACCCGCCATGGTGCTGCTCGAGCCCATGCTGCCGGGGTCCGTGTAGCTGCTGCCCATGTCGCTGGAGCCCATGGTGCTCGAGCCCATGCTGCTGCCGGAGCCCATGTTGCTGCCGGAGCCCATGCTGCTGCCCGAGCCCATGCTGCTGCCCATGCCGCCGCTGCGCGAGCCCGCCATGTCGGTGCCGCCCGCCATCGGCGTGTTCATGCCGTCACCGGCGCGGGCCAGGTCGTCTGCGCGCACCGCCGCGGGCTCGCCGGCCATCGGACCCGAGAGTCCCATGCCGGAAGCACCGCTGCGCTGCATGTCCACGCGGTCCCACGCGGCTCGGCTGGCCGGGCGGGCCTGCTCCCAGTTCAGGCCGGAGCTGGCGCGCGCGTTGTCCCACTCCGAGGCGAGGCGAGGCTCGGCCGTGTCCCAGTCGCTCTCGTGCTGCATGCGCCCGCGCACGCCATGCATGTACGCCGGGCCGTAATCGTCGAAGCTGCGGCCCTGCTCGTAATACGGCTCGCGCGTGTAGTTGTCGCGCCAGTGCGCTTCCTCGGCCGTGGGGTTGATCGCCTCGGCGGCCGCCTTGCCGGCCAATCCCCCGACCACGGCCCCGATGACGCCGCCCACCATCGTGCCCACCGGGCCTGCGATCGTGCCCGCGGCAGCGCCCGCCACCGCGCCACCCGCGGCGCCCACGCCGGTGCCCACGGGATGCGCGCCGGGTTCGTCGGTGATCGGGTCGCGGTTCAGGTCCCTGTCTTCTGCAGCCATGTGATGCTCCTTTGGTTCAGTGAATGAACGACCTTGCGGTGTCGTGGCGCACCGCTGCAAAAAAGCATCTTCGGACGGGCCGGAAACTGGGCCGTCAGCCAATCCTAGGACTGGCTGTAGGAGAACGGCGTCACGGCCGCGCGAGGCGCGCCGCGCACCGCGTCCCGCCTGCTTCCTACATCCACGGCGCACTCGCACGCGCAACCTCGCAGCAGCACCAGGAGCCCTGCCATGACGATCCACCGCGCCTTTGTTGCGACCTGGCTGGCCGCTTTCGCCCTCGTGGCCTGCGTGCTGCCGGACACGGCGGCGGCCGATGCCGGCGAGTTGCACGCACGCCATTTGCAGTTGCGCGAGCAGCTTCGCAACAGCCCCTTCGGAGGCGCGCTGCACATCGACTCGGCCGAGCAGCCCGACCGGCTGCAGGGCGACGTGTACGCCGTGCTGGACCACTCCTTCGCCACCGTGAGCCAGGCGCTGAAGGACCCGGCGCGCTGGTGCGACATCCTGATCCTGCCTTTCAACACCAAGTACTGCCACGCGGTGCAGGCCGCGAACGGCCCCGCGCTGCAGGTGCGCATCGGGCGCAAGTACAACCAGCCGGTCGAGCAGGCCTTCCGAATCGAGTTCGCGCACCGCAACGTCGCTGCGCAGCCGGACTACCTGGAGAGCCGTCTCAGCGCGCAGAGCGGCCCCATGGGAACGCGCGACTACCGCATCGTCGTGTCCGCCGTGCCGCTGGACGGCGGCAAGCGCAGCTTCCTCCAGCTGAGCTACTCGTACGGCTTCGGCTCGCTCGGCCGCATGGCGATGCAGGCCTACCTCAACACCGCGGGCGCCGACAAGGTCGGCTTCACCATCGTCGGGCGCGACGGCAACGGGCAGCCGCAGTTCATCAACGGCGTGCGCGGCGCGATCGAGCGCAACGCGATGCGCTACTACCTGGCGATCGACGCTTATCTCGATTCGCTTTCGGCCCCGCCGGACCAGCAGGTGCAGGCGCGCATCCGCGGCTGGTTCGACGCGACCGAGCGCTTTCCGCTCCAGCTGCGCGAGATGCCGTGGCCGACGTACGCGTCGATGAAGCTGCAGGAACACGAGCGCCAACAGGCACTTCTGAATTAATGCCCAGCTCGGCGCAAGCGCGGTCCGACAGCAGGTTCATCGACGGCTGACACGGGCGCGGGAGGATTCGGACCCACCATCGCGGCCTTCGCCGTCTTTCGGCGCACCGACGAGGATTCCTTCCCATGGACCACCCCCCATCACGGCCTGCTGCTGCGCAGGCCGCCTCCGTTGCTGCGCCCCTGGGTGTGGCTCATCCCACCGAAGTGCTGGGCCTGCGAGAAGCCATCTTCCTCATCCTGGGCGTGGTGATCGGGGCCGGCATCTTCAAGGCGCCCTCCATGGTGGCGCAGATGACGGGCTCGGCGACGTGGATGTTCGGCGCGTGGCTGCTCGGCGGACTGATCTCGCTGATCGGCGCGCTTTGCTACGCCGAACTCGCGACCGCGTATCCCAGCGCCGGAGGCGACTACCACTTCCTGCGCCGGGCCTACGGGCGTTCGGTGGCATTTCTCTTCGGCTGGGCGCGGTTTTCGGTCATCACCACGGGCTCGATCGCGCTGCTGGCCTTCGTGTTCGGTGATTACCTCAACCAGGCCGTGCCGCTGCACGTCGGAGGTACATCAGTCGGGCCGGCGGTCTACGCGTTCGCGGCGATCCTGGTGCTGTGGTGGGTGAACTCCCGCGGCATCCGCGCGGGTGCGTCGACGCAGAGCTGGCTCACGGCCGTCGAGGTCGGGGGCCTGCTGCTGATCGTCGTCGCCGCCCTCTGGCTGATCAGCGGTCCGGCGCCTGCCGCACCTGCCGCGGCATCCTCCGCTGCGGCCCCGGCGCCGGGTCTCGCGGCGTTCGGCCTCGCGATGGTGTTCGTGCTGCTCACCTTCGGCGGATGGAACGAGGCCGCGTACATCAGCGCCGAGTTGAAGGACGAGCGTCGCAACATGGCCCGCGCGCTGGTGCTCTCCATCGTGCTCATCACCGTGCTGTACATGCTGGTCACGTGGGCCTACTGGCGCGGCCTGGGCCTGCAGGGGATGGCCAAGTCCGAGGCGCTGGCCGCCGACCTGATGCGGGTGGCGTTCGGCAGCGCGGGCGAGAAGATCATCGCCGTGATGGTGGCGATCGCCGCGCTCACGTCGATCAACGCCACCATGATCGTCGGCGCGCGCACCAACTATGCGCTGGGTCGCGACTGGCCCCTGCTGCAGAAGCTGGCGCTGTGGGACGGCCGCCGCGGCACGCCTGCCAACGCAATGCACGTGCAGAACATCGCCGCGCTGCTGCTGGTGGGGCTGGGCGCGTGGACCGGCAGCGGCTTCCGCTCGATGGTCGAGTTCACGGCGCCGGTGTTCTGGTTCTTCTTCCTGCTCGCCGGGATCTCGCTATTCGTCTTGCGGGCGCGCGAGCCGGAAACCGAACGGCCCTTCAAGGTGCCGCTCTACCCGCTGGTGCCGATCGTCTTCTGCGCCACCTGCGCCTACATGCTGTGGTCGAGCCTGTCGTATGTCTACAGCCAGAAGCTCGGCGGGCTGAATGCCGCCTGGATCGGCGTGGCTGTGCTGGCACTCGGCTGCGTGCTGCTGCTCCTGATGCCGCGCCAGCCCGCGGGGTTGGCCGCCACTGCGCAACGTCCGTGAATCACCCCAGGAGGAAAACATGCCGCAGCCCCGCCACATCGCCTTCGACCCGAAACGCCGGGCCGTGTCCATCGCCTTGCCGTTCGCCGGCCTCGGATTGCCCGCGCTGCCGCTGTTCGCGCAGGACGCCGCCAGGCCCAAGCTGGACGTGCCTTACGTGCCCACGCCCATGGAGGTCGTCAACAAGATGCTCGACATGGGCAAGGTCGATTCCAAGGACGTGCTCTACGACCTGGGCTGCGGCGACGGCCGCATCGTCGTGACGGCGGCCAAGGAGCGCGGCGCGCGCGGCGTCGGCATCGACATCGACCCTCAGCGCATCGCCGAGGCCAACGAGAACGCGCAGAAGGCGGGCGTGAAGGACCGCGTGCAGTTCCGCGTCGGCGACCTGTTCAAGTCCGACTTCTCACCCGCCACCGTGGTCACGCTCTACCTGCTGCCCGACATCAACAAGCGGCTGCGGCCGCAGCTGTGGCAGCAGCTCAAGGTCGGCACGCGCATCGTCTCGCACGCGTTCGACATGGGCGACGAGTGGCCGCCCGAGCAGACGGAGCGCGTCGACTTCAAGACGATCTACGCCTGGACGATCAAGCCCGAGCACAAGAAGGCGCGGGCCTGAAAGCAAACGGCCCGCTCGAGGCGGGCCGTCGAGACTCCACGAGGCTTGATCAGCCTTTGATGCCGGCCGCGCTGCGCAGCGCTTCGGCCTTGTCGGTGCGTTCCCAGGTGAACTCCGGCTCCTCGCGGCCGAAGTGGCCGTAGGCCGCCGTCTTCTCGTACACCGGGCGCAGCAGGTCCAGCATCTGGATGATGCCCTTCGGGCGCAGGTCGAAGTGCTCGTTCACCAGCTGGGCGATCTTCTCGTCGGGAATGACGCCCGTGCCTTCCGTGTAGACCGTCACGTTCATCGGCTTGGCGACCCCGATGGCGTACGCCACCTGGATCTGGCACTGGCGCGCCAGCCCGGCGGCCACGACGTTCTTGGCGACATAGCGCGCCGCGTAGGCCGCGGAGCGGTCGACCTTGGACGGGTCCTTGCCCGAGAACGCGCCGCCGCCATGCGGGCAGGCGCCGCCGTAGGTGTCGACGATGATCTTGCGGCCGGTCAGGCCGCAGTCGCCCTGCGGGCCGCCGATGACGAAGCGGCCGGTCGGGTTGATCAGGTAGCGCGTTTCCTTGAGCCACTCCTTGGGCAGCACCGGCTTGATGATCTCCTCGACGATGGCCTCGGTGAAGGAGGCCTTCATCTTGGTGCCCTCGCTCTGCTCGGGGCTGTGCTGGGTGGAGAGCACCACGGTGTCGATGCTGTGCGGCTTGCCGTTGACGTAGCGCATCGTCACCTGGCTCTTGGCGTCGGGGCGCAGGAAGGGCAGGCGGCCGTCGCGGCGCAGCTGGGCCTGGCGCTCCACCAGCCGGTGGGCGTAGTAGATCGGCGCGGGCATCAGCACCGGCGTCTCGTCGCAGGCATAGCCGAACATCAGGCCCTGGTCGCCGGCGCCGATGTTGAGGTAGTCGTCCGACGCGTGGTCTACGCCCTGGGCGATGTCGTTGGACTGCTTGTCGTAGCAGACCATCACGGCGCAGCCCTTGTAGTCGATGCCGTACTCGGTGTTGTCGTAGCCGATGCGCTTGATGGTGTCGCGCGCGACCTGGATGTAGTCGACGTGGGCGTTCGTCGTGATCTCACCGGCCAGCACCACCAGGCCGGTGTTGCACAGCGTCTCGGCGGCCACGCGGCTGCGCGGGTCCTGCTTGAAGATGGCGTCGAGGATTGCGTCGGAGACCTGGTCGGACACCTTGTCGGGGTGCCCCTCGGACACGGATTCGGAGGTGAAGAGGAAGTCGTTCGCCATTGAATAAACTCCAGCGTTTTCGGTTGCAAGGCGCGTTGCCTTGGCCGGAGCTTCGGGCGAACGCTTTAGCAGAATTTTTTGGGTCGCCCTGCAAGTAGTTCAATAACTCGGCGACAGGCCCGATTCTAAAGCTTCCAGAAGTGCTCACCCTCTTTCGCGCGCTGGCCGTGCTGCCCCTGTGGCTCTTGCACGCCATCGGCTGGCTGCTGGGCTGGCTGGCTTTCCTGGGCTCGCCGACCTACCGGCGCCGCTTTGCGGCCAATGCGCGGCAGGCCGGCTACCGCCTGGCCGACGTGATCAGCGCGGTGCCGTCCGCCGGCCGGCTGGTGGCCGAGGCGCCTCGCCTCTGGTTCGGCGCCGCGCCGCGCGTGCTCTGGTCCGGCGCGGAGTTGATCGACGCCGCGCTGACGCGCGGGCGCGGCATCGTCTTCCTCACGCCGCATCTGGGCTGCTTCGAGGCCGCGGCCCAGGGCTACGCCGGCCGCTTCGGGCCCATCACCGTGCTGTACCGGCCGCCGCGCAAGGCCTGGCTGCGTCCGCTGGTGGAGGGCGCGAGAACGCGCCGCAACCTGTTCGCCGCGCCCACCACGCTGGCCGGTGTGAAGCAGATGCTCAAGGCGCTGCAGGCCGGGCAGGCCGTCGGCCTGCTGCCGGACCAGGTCCCGCCCGATGGGCTGGGCGTGTGGGCGCCGTTCTTCGGCAGGCCCGCGTACACGATGACGCTCTCGGCCCGCCTCGCACGGCAGACCGGCGCTGCCGTGCTGCTGGCCTGGGGCGAGCGGCTGGGCTGGGGCCGTGGTTACCGGATCCACCTGCGCCCCTGGCCCGGGGACTTCGAAGCGGAACCGCAGGCGGCCGCCGCGCAGGTCAATTCGCAGATGGAAGCGCTGATCCGCGAGTGCCCTTCGCAGTACCTGTGGGGTTACGCGCGCTACAAGACGCCGAGGGAGGCGCGCTGATGCTGAGCCGCCTGGGGGTCCTCTTCATGAAGGCGCTCGCGCCCCTGCCGTTGGGCTGGGTGCGCGGGCTGGGTTCTGCGCTGGGGTGGCTCCTGTATTTCGTGGTGCCGCGCCGGCGCCACGTGGTCCGCGTGAACCTCGACCTGTGCTTCCCCCAGTGGAGCCCCGAGCAGCGCCGCGCGCTCGTGCCGCGCGTCTTCATCGCCTTCGCCCAGGCGTGGCTGGATCGCAGCTGGCTGTGGCATGGCGATCCGGTCAAGGTGCGCGAGCGCGTCACGCTGAAGGGCGCCGTCGGCGAACTCGAGGGGAATGAGCCCACGGTGGTCTTCTGGCCGCACTTCGTCGGCATGGACGCCGGCTGGACGGCGCTGACGCTGGATACCACCCGCCCCTTCATGACGATCTACACGCACCAGAAGAACCGGGTGGTGGACGACTGGATCCTCCAGGGCCGCCAGCGCTTCGGCAACGTGCGGCTGTTCCGCCGCGCGGATGGGGTGAAGGCGGTGGTGAGTGCACTGCGCGACGGCGTGCCGCTGTGCCTGCTGCCCGACATGAACTTCGGTCCGGAGGAGTCGATCTTCGTGCCGTTCTACGGCGTGCCGGCTGCGACCGTGCCGTCGCTTTCGCGCTTCGCGCGGCTGGGCCGGGCCAAGGTGGTGCCGCTGCTCACGCGCATCACGCCACAGGGGTACGAGGTGCAGGTGCTGCCCGCGTGGCACGACTTCCCGTCCGACGACCTGGAAGCGGACACGGCGCTGATGAACGAGCGGCTGCAGGACTACATCGACGGGATGCCGGAGCAGTACTACTGGGTGCACAAGCGGTTCAAGACGCGGCCGGAAGGCGCCAAGCCGGTGTACTAGGCCAGAAACGCCGCGAGCCTCTCCGCCACGAACCCGGGCTTTTCATGGACGATCCAGTGAGACGCGTCCGGCACCTTCTCCAACTTCAAGTCCGAAACGTACTCCTCGAGGCCCTCGACGAGGGACGGCAGCAGCGCCGCATCCTGCATGCCCCAAAGGACCAGCGTTGGCAGCCCCACCGTGAGCATCTCGCGCGGCAGCGTCACACCAGCGGCCGCCGGATCGCCGGCACGCGCAGGACGCACGGGCGATGCCCGGTAGTAGTTGCAGCCGCCCACGAGCCCCGCCCCGGGCGGTCCACCGGCAGGCCCGTTCCACACTTCGCGGTACTGGTCCTTCACAGCCTCGGTGAGCCACGTCGCCGCGCCCCAGCTGCGGAAGAAGGCCCACAGGCGGCGGTAATCGTCCTCGGCCAGCAGCTGCTCCGCATCCGGGCGGATCAGGAAGTTCATGTACGCGCTGGCTTGCTGCTGCTGCGGGTCGCCGCGCAGCTCGCGCAGGAAGGTGCCGGGATGGGGCGAGTTGATGATGGCCAGCCGGCGCATGAGCTGTGGCTGCTGGTTGGCGAGATTCCAGCCGATCGCGCCGCCCCAGTCGTGCGCGACCAGGCACTCGATCTGACCGCCTTCGGCGGCCATGAGCGCGGCGATGTCCTGCACGAGGTGCTTGGCGCGGTAGGCGCTCACGTCCTTGGGCGAGGACGATCGCTCGAAGCCGCGCAGGTTCGGCGCCACGCAGCGGTAGCTGCCGTTCTCCGGCCGCGCGAAATGCTGCAGCAGCTCGTCCCAGACGAACGCCGCTTCGGGAAAGCCGTGCAGGAACACCAGCGTGGGCCGGCCGCGTTCGCCCGTGGCCCGGCAGCTGAGGGTGATGCCGTGGGGGAGGTCCTGCAGATACGTTTCGATCATTCGTCCTCGCTGTGCGTCCAGTTCCACAGAAGCTGCGCGGTTTCTTCCACGCCTTGCCGCTTGAGGGCGGAGAACAGTCTGGCTTCGCCGCCCGCGGTCTGCAGTCGCGCGATGGACAGGGCCTTGGCGGCTTCGCTCTTGCTCAGCTTGTCGGCCTTGGTCAGGAGCACGAGGAACTTCAGGCCCGCTTCGACGCGCGGCCGGATCACCTCCAGCAGGATCTCGTCGAGCTCCGTCAGGCCATGGCGCGGGTCGCACAGCAGCACCACGCCGCGCAGGTTGGGTCGGCTCACCAGGTAGTTGGCCATCACCTGCTGCCAGCGCAGCTTGTCCTCGCGCGGCACGGCGGCGTAGCCGTAGCCGGGCAGGTCGGCCAGCACGGCGTCGGTCACGTCCTGCTTGCCCAGCGAGAACAGGTTGATGCTCTGCGTGCGGCCGGGCGTCTTGGAGGCAAAAGCCAGCCGCTTCTGCTGCGTCAGCGTGTTGATGCAGGTCGACTTGCCGGCGTTGGAACGGCCGACGAAGGCGATCTCCGGATGGTCATGCGGCGGCAGGAATTCGAGCTTGGGCGCGGTGGTCAGGAAGCGCGCCGTGTGCAGCCACGCCATCGCGCGATCGGCCGGGCCTTTGGAAGCGGCGCTGGCGGCCGGCGGTGCTGTCATGTGGGGGAGGTGCCGCCCGGGGAGCCCGGGGAGGCGCATTGTAGAATCCCGGGGTTTTGCGCCAAGAAACCCACCTCTAGAACATGACGTTGCTCGCCCGCCTGCTCGCCGCCGCGATCCTGGCCGCTCCCGCGCTCCACGCCTTCGCCCAGCAGCAGGGCGCCGCCCCCGCCGCCGCGCCTGCAGCGGCCGCTTCCGCGCCTGCGGCGAACGCCACGCCCGCCGCCCCGGCCGGCCAGGTCAAGGTCGACGCCGCCGCCGGCGGCCAGCGTTACGCCGCCGTGTGCGCGGCATGCCACGGGCCGGAAGGCAACTCCGGCATCGCGCAGAACCCCAAGCTTGCGCAGCAGTTCGCCGAGTACACGGTCAAGCAGCTGCAGGAGTTCAAGACCGACAAGCGGCCCAGCGCGATCATGAAGCCATTCGCTTCGCAGCTGAGCGACCAGGACATGGTCAACATCGCGGCGTTCCTGGCCAGCAGCAAGGCCAGGCCCGGCTTCGCGCGCGACAAGGCCCTGGTCACCCAGGGCGAGCGCATCTGGCGCGGCGGCCTGCCCGACCGCCAGATCGCCGCCTGCGCGGGCTGCCACAGCCCCAACGGCGCCGGGATCCCGGCGCAGTACCCGCGCCTGTCGGGCCAGCACGCCGACTACACCATCACGCAGCTGAACAAGTTCCGCACCGCCGCCAACGTGCCCAATGTCAAGGGCGACGGCGCACGGGCCAACAGCATCCAGATGATGCAGATCGCCTCCCGCATGACCGACCAGGAGATCCGCGCCGTCGCCGACTACGTCGCCGGCCTGCGCTGATGGCTCGCACGGGCCGGGAACCAAGCAGGTCCGGCCCGACACTACAGGGGGCGGGATCTTCCGGATCCCGCCTTTTTGTTTTCATAAGCCTCCCCGAATGACCGCTTCCACCGAGGGCTTGCGCCTCGCGACACCATCCGAACGCCTGCGAGCCACGGTGGAACTGCTGTCGTCCATGCGGTTCTCGATCTCGCTGCTGACGGTGATCTGCATCGCGTCGGTGATCGGCACGATCCTCAAGCAGCACGAACCCGCGGTCAATTACGTCAACCAGTTCGGCCCGTTCTGGTCGCAGCTCTTCCTGGCGCTCAAGCTCAACGCGGTCTACAGCGCCTGGTGGTTCCTGCTGATCCTGGCCTTCCTGGTGGTGAGCACGTCGCTTTGCATCGCGCGCAACACGCCCAAGATCCTGGCGGACCTCAAGGGCTACAAGGAGAACATCCGCGAGCAGAGCCTGCA from the Ramlibacter henchirensis genome contains:
- a CDS encoding ferritin-like domain-containing protein, which codes for MAAEDRDLNRDPITDEPGAHPVGTGVGAAGGAVAGAAAGTIAGPVGTMVGGVIGAVVGGLAGKAAAEAINPTAEEAHWRDNYTREPYYEQGRSFDDYGPAYMHGVRGRMQHESDWDTAEPRLASEWDNARASSGLNWEQARPASRAAWDRVDMQRSGASGMGLSGPMAGEPAAVRADDLARAGDGMNTPMAGGTDMAGSRSGGMGSSMGSGSSMGSGSNMGSGSSMGSSTMGSSDMGSSYTDPGSMGSSSTMAGGVGGTTGTDMRSGTYTSGGLAGSSNMGATTGVGTGTSSMGDQNTGAAGWVGSAQSAGNTSGDRGDVVDALQDLVECCKDGEYGFRECAEQVKRQDLKSVFLQRADDCRRGAEELNQQIRACGGSPKESGSAAGALHRGWVAVRSALTTYDDKAVLEECERGEDNALARYRKALKQQLPDDVRQVVERQMQQVQRNHDEVKRLRDSC
- a CDS encoding APC family permease, which encodes MDHPPSRPAAAQAASVAAPLGVAHPTEVLGLREAIFLILGVVIGAGIFKAPSMVAQMTGSATWMFGAWLLGGLISLIGALCYAELATAYPSAGGDYHFLRRAYGRSVAFLFGWARFSVITTGSIALLAFVFGDYLNQAVPLHVGGTSVGPAVYAFAAILVLWWVNSRGIRAGASTQSWLTAVEVGGLLLIVVAALWLISGPAPAAPAAASSAAAPAPGLAAFGLAMVFVLLTFGGWNEAAYISAELKDERRNMARALVLSIVLITVLYMLVTWAYWRGLGLQGMAKSEALAADLMRVAFGSAGEKIIAVMVAIAALTSINATMIVGARTNYALGRDWPLLQKLALWDGRRGTPANAMHVQNIAALLLVGLGAWTGSGFRSMVEFTAPVFWFFFLLAGISLFVLRAREPETERPFKVPLYPLVPIVFCATCAYMLWSSLSYVYSQKLGGLNAAWIGVAVLALGCVLLLLMPRQPAGLAATAQRP
- a CDS encoding methyltransferase domain-containing protein; the encoded protein is MPQPRHIAFDPKRRAVSIALPFAGLGLPALPLFAQDAARPKLDVPYVPTPMEVVNKMLDMGKVDSKDVLYDLGCGDGRIVVTAAKERGARGVGIDIDPQRIAEANENAQKAGVKDRVQFRVGDLFKSDFSPATVVTLYLLPDINKRLRPQLWQQLKVGTRIVSHAFDMGDEWPPEQTERVDFKTIYAWTIKPEHKKARA
- the metK gene encoding methionine adenosyltransferase; the protein is MANDFLFTSESVSEGHPDKVSDQVSDAILDAIFKQDPRSRVAAETLCNTGLVVLAGEITTNAHVDYIQVARDTIKRIGYDNTEYGIDYKGCAVMVCYDKQSNDIAQGVDHASDDYLNIGAGDQGLMFGYACDETPVLMPAPIYYAHRLVERQAQLRRDGRLPFLRPDAKSQVTMRYVNGKPHSIDTVVLSTQHSPEQSEGTKMKASFTEAIVEEIIKPVLPKEWLKETRYLINPTGRFVIGGPQGDCGLTGRKIIVDTYGGACPHGGGAFSGKDPSKVDRSAAYAARYVAKNVVAAGLARQCQIQVAYAIGVAKPMNVTVYTEGTGVIPDEKIAQLVNEHFDLRPKGIIQMLDLLRPVYEKTAAYGHFGREEPEFTWERTDKAEALRSAAGIKG
- a CDS encoding lysophospholipid acyltransferase family protein produces the protein MLTLFRALAVLPLWLLHAIGWLLGWLAFLGSPTYRRRFAANARQAGYRLADVISAVPSAGRLVAEAPRLWFGAAPRVLWSGAELIDAALTRGRGIVFLTPHLGCFEAAAQGYAGRFGPITVLYRPPRKAWLRPLVEGARTRRNLFAAPTTLAGVKQMLKALQAGQAVGLLPDQVPPDGLGVWAPFFGRPAYTMTLSARLARQTGAAVLLAWGERLGWGRGYRIHLRPWPGDFEAEPQAAAAQVNSQMEALIRECPSQYLWGYARYKTPREAR
- a CDS encoding lipid A biosynthesis acyltransferase, translating into MLSRLGVLFMKALAPLPLGWVRGLGSALGWLLYFVVPRRRHVVRVNLDLCFPQWSPEQRRALVPRVFIAFAQAWLDRSWLWHGDPVKVRERVTLKGAVGELEGNEPTVVFWPHFVGMDAGWTALTLDTTRPFMTIYTHQKNRVVDDWILQGRQRFGNVRLFRRADGVKAVVSALRDGVPLCLLPDMNFGPEESIFVPFYGVPAATVPSLSRFARLGRAKVVPLLTRITPQGYEVQVLPAWHDFPSDDLEADTALMNERLQDYIDGMPEQYYWVHKRFKTRPEGAKPVY
- a CDS encoding alpha/beta fold hydrolase codes for the protein MIETYLQDLPHGITLSCRATGERGRPTLVFLHGFPEAAFVWDELLQHFARPENGSYRCVAPNLRGFERSSSPKDVSAYRAKHLVQDIAALMAAEGGQIECLVAHDWGGAIGWNLANQQPQLMRRLAIINSPHPGTFLRELRGDPQQQQASAYMNFLIRPDAEQLLAEDDYRRLWAFFRSWGAATWLTEAVKDQYREVWNGPAGGPPGAGLVGGCNYYRASPVRPARAGDPAAAGVTLPREMLTVGLPTLVLWGMQDAALLPSLVEGLEEYVSDLKLEKVPDASHWIVHEKPGFVAERLAAFLA
- the yihA gene encoding ribosome biogenesis GTP-binding protein YihA/YsxC, translated to MTAPPAASAASKGPADRAMAWLHTARFLTTAPKLEFLPPHDHPEIAFVGRSNAGKSTCINTLTQQKRLAFASKTPGRTQSINLFSLGKQDVTDAVLADLPGYGYAAVPREDKLRWQQVMANYLVSRPNLRGVVLLCDPRHGLTELDEILLEVIRPRVEAGLKFLVLLTKADKLSKSEAAKALSIARLQTAGGEARLFSALKRQGVEETAQLLWNWTHSEDE
- a CDS encoding c-type cytochrome, with the translated sequence MTLLARLLAAAILAAPALHAFAQQQGAAPAAAPAAAASAPAANATPAAPAGQVKVDAAAGGQRYAAVCAACHGPEGNSGIAQNPKLAQQFAEYTVKQLQEFKTDKRPSAIMKPFASQLSDQDMVNIAAFLASSKARPGFARDKALVTQGERIWRGGLPDRQIAACAGCHSPNGAGIPAQYPRLSGQHADYTITQLNKFRTAANVPNVKGDGARANSIQMMQIASRMTDQEIRAVADYVAGLR